A stretch of Fulvia fulva chromosome 4, complete sequence DNA encodes these proteins:
- a CDS encoding Ubiquitin: MNAIASLRTAFVANFPTIVAAVDTTPYNITAPVRRVQAPPPYTPAQKTYTINLVQLNGRRFQLSITNATTVDELARKIQDREGIPPDEQRLIFAGQQMEHSHNVEEDEEDTEGGKPLKEYGVQAGSTIHIVTRLCGS, encoded by the exons ATGAACGCTATCGCTAGTCTCAGGACCGCTTTTGTTGCGAATTTCCCGACCATTGTGGCGGCTGTTGATACCACTCCATACAACATCACTGCCCCAGTAAGGCGCGTTCAAGCTCCGCCCCCGTATA CGCCTGCTCAGAAGACATACACGATCAACCTCGTCCAGCTCAATGGTCGACGTTTCCAGCTTTCGATCACCAACGCCACCACCGTTGATGAGCTGGCCAGAAAGATACAGGACAGGGAAGGCATTCCGCCAGATGAACAGAGGCTTATCTTCGCGGGCCAGCAGATGGAACATTCACACAATGTTGAAGAGGATGAGGAGGACACAGAGGGTGGTAAGCCCTTGAAAGAA TACGGCGTTCAGGCAGGCTCTACCATCCACATAGTCACGCGCCTTTGTGGCTCATAG
- a CDS encoding Gamma-glutamyl cyclotransferase aclK → METHTTETSPDRTTVSAYSCQQALRDRARRGSQGDTIDISPPPRPTTSRLESSRDDHPYCLEQFVEEAAHKPKRDTVLYLAYGSNLSSEKFRKDRGIKPLSQINVLVPSLRMTFDLPGIPYAEPCFANSARRDPHDDISHSNSDDEKTSLLPSKDGNGGYLDGWHKGLIGVVYEVTPEDYAHIIATEGGGSGYQDILVECHPFANADPREAVPKHPTLPPFKAHTLFAPAVPDGEPPKKGGHLQRPRADYAQASARYLKLITDGAEECKLPYEYQEYLLSLQPYTITTTKQRLGQFVILATWLPIVLSMFALGKLVAGKNGRAPKWMRELTNAVFKAVWKSYDGFFQPLFGDGERTIEKGGNEDSQSEGRRGKSMIRQRSQDSHSDVEKGI, encoded by the coding sequence ATGGAGACCCATACCACTGAAACCTCGCCCGATAGGACCACTGTCTCAGCTTACTCATGTCAGCAAGCATTGCGTGATAGAGCTCGACGAGGATCGCAAGGTGACACCATCGACATCTCACCACCGCCTCGACCGACGACTTCCCGGCTGGAATCTTCACGCGATGACCATCCGTACTGCCTGGAGCAATTCGTAGAAGAGGCGGCACACAAGCCCAAGCGCGACACTGTTCTATATCTTGCCTATGGCTCCAATTTGTCCAGCGAGAAGTTCCGCAAGGACAGAGGCATCAAGCCTCTTTCGCAGATCAACGTACTAGTGCCGTCCCTGCGGATGACATTCGATCTTCCAGGGATACCCTACGCCGAGCCTTGTTTCGCGAACAGTGCACGACGCGATCCTCACGACGACATCTCACACTCGAACAGCGACGACGAGAAGACATCCCTCCTACCCTCAAAAGATGGCAACGGAGGCTACCTTGATGGCTGGCATAAAGGCCTCATAGGAGTCGTCTATGAAGTCACGCCCGAAGACTACGCTCACATCATCGCGACAGAAGGAGGGGGGTCAGGGTATCAGGACATATTGGTTGAATGCCATCCCTTCGCTAACGCAGATCCTCGCGAAGCTGTTCCCAAGCATCCCACTCTTCCTCCCTTCAAAGCCCACACCCTGTTCGCACCCGCTGTTCCTGACGGCGAACCACCGAAGAAAGGAGGACACCTGCAGCGACCACGTGCAGACTATGCCCAGGCATCAGCGCGGTACTTGAAGTTGATTACGGATGGTGCAGAAGAGTGCAAATTGCCGTATGAGTATCAAGAATACTTGTTGTCCCTTCAGCCATACACCATTACCACAACGAAGCAGAGGTTGGGCCAGTTCGTGATTCTTGCAACGTGGCTGCCGATTGTGCTGAGTATGTTCGCGCTGGGGAAGCTGGTTGCGGGTAAGAACGGGAGGGCACCAAAGTGGATGAGGGAGCTCACGAATGCGGTGTTTAAGGCCGTGTGGAAGAGTTATGATGGCTTCTTCCAGCCACTATTTGGTGACGGGGAGAGAACCATTGAGAAGGGAGGCAACGAGGACAGTCAAAGTGAAGGCAGACGTGGCAAGTCCATGATACGACAGAGAAGTCAAGACAGTCATAGCGATGTTGAGAAAGGCATATGA
- a CDS encoding Peptidyl-prolyl cis-trans isomerase cyp15 has translation MEHENLELSPQPNMAATADEAPQGTKRSRDEAEGNGVPPAGGDDESESSDDDIGPALPSAEQPQKKRRKLPYEKQYIAALPSATRYSKSLMHKEQLSFVNITPHTAFLITSSVDGYVKFWKKTSGGIDFVKEYRAHEGEIRSVTVSSDGRSYATAGADNTIKIFDVATFDLLAMLEPETPARCICYVHGNGTSYPLLALSSETDGSITIYDGRGENQQPMHTIASLHRKPVHVMAYNNAYDCVISADESGMIEYWQPSGSFEKPDNVFEIKSSTSLFEFKKAKSVPSSITLSPTGEQFATFSFPDRKVRLFDFATGKLQRTYDESITTITEMHQAGTLTKQPLEAIEFGRRIAVERELEHPAVRNRINVIFDESGHFVLYGSILGTKVINTFSNRVVQIYGRDEPFRPLNLALYQGQPEKKVVVTVQMATSDNPLLAEAEARDAMLVSTGSGKVRFYMFTDEDNVSKSDRDIHNEKPRTLNATRKAEEEAREARIGTSATIHTTMGDIQIRMYPQHAPKAVENFTTHARNGYYNGIIFHRIIRKFMIQTGDPLGDGTGGESIWGKEFEDEFTPELRHDKPYTVSMANAGPGTNASQFFITTERTPWLDDKHTIFGKCIKGMDVVHMIENTKVWKEKPVEDIKIVNVSIG, from the exons ATGGAACATGAGAATCTGGAGCTGAGTCCTCAACCCAACATGGCTGCCACAGCCGATGAGGCGCCTCAGGGCACGAAACGATCGCGAGATGAGGCCGAGGGCAATGGCGTCCCTCCAGCGGGCGGCGACGACGAGAGCGAATCGAGCGACGACGACATTGGACCAGCCCTGCCTTCAGCCGAACAGCCACAGAAGAAACGACGAAAGCTGCCGTACGAGAAGCAGTACATTGCAGCGTTGCCGAGCGCGACGCGATATTCGAAGTCGTTGATGCACAAGGAGCAGTTATCCTTCGTCAACATCACCCCGCACACCGCCTTCCTCATCACGAGTTCTGTGGATGGCTACGTCAAGTTCTGGAAGAAGACGTCTGGAGGCATTGACTTCGTCAAGGAATACAGGGCGCACGAGGGCGAAATACGGAGTGTGACTGTGAGCTCCGACGGGCGAAGCTATGCCACAGCTGGAGCAGACAACACGATCAAGATCTTCGATGTCGCAACCTTCGATCTGCTGGCCATGCTGGAGCCAGAGACGCCAGCCAGGTGCATATGCTACGTTCACGGGAATGGGACATCGTATCCGCTTCTGGCGCTATCAAGCGAGACGGATGGAAGCATCACCATATACGATGGCCGAGGAGAAAACCAGCAGCCTATGCACACCATCGCCAGTTTGCACCGCAAACCTGTACATGTTATGGCATACAACAACGCGTATGATTGTGTCATATCAGCAGATGAAAGCGGTATGATTGAGTACTGGCAACCGTCCGGCTCGTTCGAGAAGCCTGACAATGTCTTCGAGATCAAGAGCAGCACATCgctgttcgagttcaagAAGGCCAAATCAGTACCGAGCTCCATCACGCTCTCACCCACAGGCGAGCAGTTTGCGACTTTCTCATTTCCCGATCGGAAGGTGCGGCTATTCGACTTCGCGACCGGCAAGCTGCAGCGGACGTATGATGAGAGCATCACGACCATCACGGAGATGCACCAAGCTGGAACACTTACCAAACAGCCACTGGAAGCCATCGAATTTGGTCGCCGTATAGCGGTGGAACGGGAGCTGGAGCACCCTGCTGTGCGCAATCGCATCAATGTCATCTTCGATGAAAGTGGCCACTTTGTGCTGTACGGCAGCATTCTTGGTACAAAAGTCATCAACACGTTTTCGAACCGAGTCGTCCAAATCTATGGTCGGGATGAACCGTTTCGGCCGTTGAATCTGGCACTGTACCAAGGACAGCcagagaagaaggtagtcGTCACTGTACAAATGGCGACATCAGACAATCCACTTCTAGCTGAAGCAGAAGCACGAGATGCTATGCTTGTAAGCACCGGTTCTGGCAAAGTGCGATTCTACATGTTCACGGACGAGGATAACGTCTCGAAATCTGATCGTGACATTCACAACGAGAAACCGCGCACCCTCAATGCCACCAGGAAGGCAGAAGAAGAAGCTCGCGAGGCGCGTATTGGCACATCTGCTACCATACACACGACGATGGGCGACATACAGATCCGCATGTACCCTCAACATGCACCGAAAGCAGTTGAGAATTTCACGACACATGCACGCAACGGCTATTACAACGGCATCATCTTCCACAGAATCATCCGGAAATTCATGATACAGACTG GGGACCCGTTGGGCGACGGCACAGGTGGCGAGTCCATCTGGGGCAAGGAGTTCGAGGACGAGTTCACTCCTGAACTCCGACACGACAAGCCCTATACGGTCAGCATGGCCAATGCAGGTCCCGGTACGAATGCTAGTCAATTCTTCATCACCACCGAACGCACACCTTGGCTGGACGACAAACACACAATCTTCGGGAAATGCATCAAAGGAATGGACGTTGTGCATATGATTGAAAACACGAAAGTGTGGAAGGAAAAGCCGGTCGAGGACATCAAGATCGTGAACGTCAGCATCGGTTAG
- a CDS encoding FKBP12-associated protein 1 has translation MEVASSAQAGPSNQQSDPSRPRQRRRPGRGRGNARGGENSALSFRPASIAPQANASTAAPTHNDDGQRSQRGRGRGRGGVRARGGRPAVESRRNVNGRTFGGQLTREETNASDASQGPANLQASAPVFVPGQQHAHNVTQPQPVQRQVRQPRQPKRRMSKSQAPDIATRTHEDIDNAHYECAICTSEVRRNSKVWSCHTCWTVFHMTCIKKWSSTAGAAFERAQDGEVSQLRQWRCPGCNLPKDDLPSSYTCWCAKESDPKSLAGIPPHSCGQTCGKDRARKCPHPCQLTCHAGPCPPCTHMGPMQSCFCGKHESTKRCFETVYTSGFSCGEVCGSLMPCGEHRCERPCHGGECGACDVRLPARCYCGQMEKDVLCSDRGEPKDSRRNHHVDEDEVVTESWTGVFNCGSTCNRAFDCGVHRREQICHPQVADGSHCPRSPDLVTHCSCGKTPLADLTSEARTSCLDSIPSCDKPCGKLLLCGHSCPEVCHTGNCPSCLQTITINCRCGRTTSKTICHQGIEEPPQCMRVCRANLNCGRHACEERCCAGESRAIARQASRKKSRPLNSASRSADDGFEAEHICTRQCSRLLKCGNHECEELCHKGPCGSCREAIFEEIACHCGRTVLQPPLPCGTKPPPCRLPCERPKACGHPQVGHTCHLDDAPCPKCPFLVEKRCMCGKKALKNQQCWLRDVGCGEICGKKLKCGVHSCRKICHRAGGCEDANGEACQQQCGKEKKICGHPDEAPCHAPFSCKEDKPCSSKIFITCTCQAQKQEIRCGASKSSDGNGGKSLPCNEECARLERNRKLAIALNIDQATHVEGADHVPYSTETLNLFAQHPKWCQTQEREFRVFASEEDEKRLRFKPMQSQQRAFVHALAEDFGLDSESVDPEPHRHVMIWKTPRFVSAPNKTLADALRIRQQAQRSANVSANVSDNEANPVKIKAKSFEPFNSFRITKPRFGLTIDEVRAEVSTILHPSTPFTFDIEFLPSEDVILKAVSRILPAQELEKMLDNLTMPLGTAIAAQNLGTVQLCTTDSSLNITRYESDGATGDGWSRVAAKKSAAKMSLPSNRFGGINAFAALSGAGGKVTFAKKKAEKVLKPKPLPVAEDWEAAELAEEERERVASASEDEGGVQTSAPSAATDNESMTAVAGSVGEPDPAVPTERLDWAAQVESAL, from the coding sequence ATGGAGGTCGCTTCATCAGCACAAGCCGGCCCATCAAATCAGCAATCAGATCCATCAAGACCACGTCAACGAAGACGACCAGGCCGTGGTCGAGGCAATGCACGGGGTGGCGAGAACTCTGCCTTGAGTTTCCGACCTGCAAGCATTGCTCCGCAGGCGAATGCCTCTACAGCTGCTCCTACGCACAACGATGATGGTCAGCGGAGTCAACGAGGACGAGGACGGGGGAGAGGTGGCGTGCGGGCACGTGGTGGCAGGCCGGCAGTCGAGAGCAGGAGGAACGTGAATGGCCGGACGTTTGGAGGCCAACTGACCAGGGAGGAGACGAACGCTTCAGATGCGTCCCAAGGACCCGCCAATCTGCAGGCCAGTGCACCAGTCTTCGTACCGGGACAGCAGCATGCCCACAATGTCACACAACCACAGCCAGTACAGAGACAAGTCCGGCAGCCACGTCAGCCAAAACGACGAATGTCGAAATCGCAAGCTCCCGACATCGCCACACGCACCCACGAAGACATTGACAATGCTCATTACGAATGTGCTATCTGCACAAGCGAAGTTCGTCGGAACTCGAAAGTCTGGTCATGTCATACATGTTGGACGGTATTCCACATGACATGTATCAAGAAGTGGTCTTCGACTGCGGGAGCTGCATTTGAGCGTGCGCAGGATGGAGAGGTCTCGCAATTGCGACAATGGCGATGTCCTGGTTGCAACTTACCAAAGGATGATCTTCCTAGCTCTTACACCTGTTGGTGCGCGAAGGAGTCAGATCCAAAGTCGCTTGCTGGCATACCACCCCATTCCTGTGGCCAGACTTGCGGAAAGGACAGGGCTCGGAAATGTCCACATCCCTGCCAGCTGACCTGCCACGCTGGACCATGCCCTCCTTGCACACACATGGGACCAATGCAGTCTTGCTTCTGTGGCAAGCACGAGTCAACCAAACGATGCTTTGAGACCGTTTATACTTCTGGCTTCAGCTGTGGTGAGGTCTGTGGTAGTCTGATGCCTTGTGGCGAGCACCGCTGCGAGCGTCCGTGCCATGGAGGAGAATGCGGCGCTTGTGATGTCAGGTTACCTGCACGATGCTACTGTGGGCAGATGGAGAAAGATGTGCTTTGCAGCGATCGAGGAGAACCCAAAGACAGCCGGCGCAATCATCATGTCGATGAAGACGAAGTGGTTACAGAAAGCTGGACTGGAGTCTTCAACTGCGGCAGCACCTGCAACCGCGCATTCGACTGTGGTGTACACCGCCGTGAGCAGATTTGTCACCCACAAGTGGCGGATGGTAGCCATTGCCCACGCTCGCCAGATCTTGTCACTCACTGTTCCTGTGGAAAGACGCCACTCGCAGACTTGACTAGCGAAGCGCGAACATCCTGCTTGGACTCGATTCCAAGCTGCGACAAGCCATGTGGCAAGCTTCTTCTCTGCGGCCACAGCTGTCCGGAGGTATGTCATACTGGCAATTGTCCATCGTGCTTGCAGACCATCACAATCAACTGCCGCTGCGGCAGGACTACATCGAAGACCATCTGTCATCAAGGCATAGAGGAGCCACCACAATGCATGCGTGTCTGTCGCGCAAACCTCAACTGCGGACGTCATGCTTGCGAAGAACGTTGTTGCGCAGGCGAGAGCAGAGCCATCGCGCGACAAGCGAGCAGAAAGAAGTCCCGCCCATTAAACTCAGCATCTCGCTCTGCAGACGATGGCTTTGAGGCAGAGCACATCTGCACACGTCAATGTAGCAGACTGCTCAAGTGCGGAAATCACGAGTGCGAAGAGCTTTGCCACAAAGGCCCATGCGGCAGTTGTCGAGAGGCTATATTCGAAGAGATCGCTTGCCATTGTGGACGAACAGTGCTCCAGCCACCACTTCCATGCGGCACCAAACCGCCTCCTTGCAGGCTCCCTTGTGAACGACCAAAGGCTTGTGGTCATCCCCAGGTCGGTCATACTTGTCACTTGGACGATGCGCCATGCCCGAAGTGCCCATTTCTCGTAGAGAAGCGTTGCATGTGTGGCAAGAAAGCTTTGAAGAATCAACAATGCTGGCTACGCGACGTCGGCTGCGGCGAGATTTGCGGAAAGAAGCTCAAATGCGGCGTTCATTCATGCCGGAAAATCTGTCACCGTGCGGGCGGATGTGAAGACGCGAATGGTGAGGCATGCCAACAGCAATGCGGGAAAGAGAAGAAGATCTGTGGTCACCCAGACGAGGCACCATGCCACGCTCCCTTTTCTTGCAAAGAGGACAAGCCTTGCTCGAGCAAGATCTTCATTACGTGTACTTGTCAAGCTCAGAAGCAGGAGATTCGCTGTGGTGCTTCGAAGTCGAGTGATGGCAACGGAGGCAAGTCTCTGCCCTGCAACGAAGAATGCGCTCGCCTGGAACGTAATCGAAAACTGGCAATCGCTCTCAACATTGATCAGGCGACACACGTCGAAGGAGCCGACCATGTGCCATACTCTACGGAGACACTCAACCTGTTCGCGCAGCACCCAAAGTGGTGTCAGACACAGGAACGCGAGTTCCGTGTCTTCGCATCCGAAGAGGATGAGAAGCGACTTCGATTCAAGCCGATGCAGTCCCAGCAACGAGCGTTCGTGCACGCGCTCGCCGAGGACTTTGGGCTTGATTCCGAAAGTGTTGATCCCGAGCCGCACCGCCATGTCATGATCTGGAAGACGCCACGCTTTGTCTCCGCGCCCAACAAGACTCTAGCAGACGCTTTGCGCATCCGTCAACAAGCCCAGCGATCAGCAAACGTCAGCGCCAACGTGTCGGACAACGAGGCAAATCCTGTGAAGATCAAGGCGAAGTCTTTTGAGCCCTTCAACAGCTTCCGCATCACCAAGCCACGCTTCGGACTTACCATCGATGAAGTGCGGGCGGAGGTCAGCACCATCTTACACCCAAGCACGCCGTTCACGTTCGACATCGAATTCTTGCCAAGTGAGGATGTCATCCTCAAAGCTGTCAGCAGGATCCTGCCAGCACAAGAGCTGGAGAAGATGCTGGACAACCTGACGATGCCACTAGGAACGGCTATCGCTGCTCAGAACCTCGGCACAGTGCAACTGTGCACCACAGACAGCTCGCTCAACATCACCAGATACGAGTCCGATGGTGCCACCGGCGATGGCTGGTCAAGAGTGGCAGCTAAGAAGTCCGCTGCAAAGATGAGCCTACCAAGTAACCGCTTCGGCGGCATAAACGCTTTTGCAGCTCTGAGCGGCGCTGGTGGAAAGGTCACATTTGCGAAGAAGAAGGCAGAGAAGGTTTTGAAGCCCAAGCCATTGCCGGTGGCTGAGGACTGGGAGGCAGCCGAGCTTGCTGAGGAGGAGAGGGAGAGGGTGGCCAGTGCTAGTGAGGACGAAGGTGGCGTGCAGACGAGCGCACCAAGTGCAGCGACTGACAACGAGAGCATGACTGCGGTGGCGGGATCGGTGGGAGAGCCAGATCCTGCAGTGCCGACAGAGCGTTTGGACTGGGCTGCTCAGGTAGAGTCGGCATTGTAG
- a CDS encoding CAAX prenyl protease 1 gives MDFLRRLAAPLDNSAIPWKPILVTFALGEFALEAWLLSRQYRVLQRKTIPPQLKEEVDQKTFDKSQAYGRSKAKFTIASGLFGQLKNYITIQHDWLPYLWSLAGGFTLKYLPSRFQGEITQSLVFIFTMSLAETLINLPFGLYYHFVLEEKYGFNKQTLSLFFTDKIKGLALSLAFGVPIGSAFLKIIQKTGDNFFFYIWLFMLVVQLGAVVLYPTLIVPLFNKLTPLEPGDLKTRVEALAGKLSFPLQELQVIDGSKRSAHSNAYFTGLPFLPKKIVIYDTLLNKASAQEVEAVLAHELGHWKMGHTSKLLGISSFHLLYVFALFGVFINNASLYRAFGFVAERPIIIGFILFNDVLSPTDSLVKLGMNIMTRKFEFEADAFGKKLGYAKDLASSLIKLQIQNLSSMDADSYYSSYHYSHPILTERLKAVGWTSEKKVSDGKIDISGQKTFTVNGTPEKEL, from the exons ATGGACTTCCTCCGCCGCCTAGCGGCACCACTGGACAACTCCGCCATTCCCTGGAAACCCATCCTCGTCACCTTCGCCCTCGGCGAGTTCGCCCTCGAAGCATGGCTCCTCTCCCGCCAATACCGCGTCCTGCAACGAAAGACAATTCCCCCTCAGCTGAAGGAAGAGGTAGATCAGAAGACATTCGACAAGTCACAAGCATACGGTCGCAGTAAGGCCAAGTTCACAATCGCATCGGGACTCTTCGGACAGCTTAAGAACTACATCACAATCCAACACGACTGGCTTCCATACCTCTGGTCCCTCGCTGGCGGCTTCACGCTGAAGTACCTCCCCTCCCGCTTCCAGGGAGAGATCACGCAGTCTCTGGTCTTCATCTTCACCATGTCTCTCGCCGAAACTCTCATCAACCTCCCATTCGGCTTGTACTACCACTTCGTGCTCGAGGAGAAATACGGCTTCAATAAACAAACTCTCTCCCTCTTCTTCACCGACAAGATCAAGGGCCTCGCTCTTTCCCTTGCGTTCGGTGTCCCCATCGGCTCCGCTTTCCTCAAGATCATCCAGAAAACTGGCGACAACTTCTTCTTCTACATCTGGCTCTTCATGCTTGTGGTACAACTGGGTGCTGTCGTCCTCTACCCAACCTTGATTGTCCCACTCTTCAACAAACTCACACCGCTCGAACCAGGAGATCTCAAGACGAGGGTGGAGGCATTGGCGGGCAAACTTTCCTTCCCACTGCAGGAGCTGCAGGTCATTGATGGGAGTAAGAGGAGCGCGCATAGTAATGCATACTTCACCGGTCTCCCCTTCTTGCCGAAGAAGATTGTCATCTACGATACCCTCCTGAACAAAGCTTCCGCGCAAGAAGTCGAGGCAGTGCTTGCACACGAGCTGGGACACTGGAAGATGGGACACACCTCGAAGCTCTTGGGTATTAGCAGTTTCCATTTGCTTTACGTGTTTGCGCTTTTCGGTGTATTCATCAACAACGCTAGTTTGTACAGGGCGTTTGGCTTCGTGGCGGAGAGACCTATCATTATCGGATTCATCCTCTTCAACGATGTGTTGAGCCCGACGGATAGCTTGGTGAAGCTGGGGATGAACATTATGACGAGGAAGTTTGAGTTTGAGGCGGATGCGTTCGGGAAGAAGTTGGGATATGCAAAGGATTTGGCGAGCTCGCTCATCAAACTACAGATCCAGAATCTCAGCAGCATG GACGCTGACTCATACTACTCATCGTACCACTACTCACACCCGATCTTGACGGAGCGATTGAAAGCTGTGGGCTGgacgagcgagaagaaggtgaGTGACGGGAAGATTGATATCTCGGGGCAGAAGACGTTCACAGTGAATGGGACGCCGGAGAAGGAATTGTAG
- a CDS encoding Extracellular exo-inulinase, which translates to MVVCLQDTDAPWTERGRSNDLVRRPRALARRTSRERRPRSRKVRAEVVISLLSISKMQLKNILPAGALLAGHVAAEVTANPTSTYYRPGVPVGTPAPGNYTSYLRPRVHYSPPINFMNDPNGMHRGADGTWHLYYQYNPVTPVAGNQHWGHATSRDLYTWENQKIPFFPPNNYTQRVMPSDTQQNVFSGSAVVDTNNTSGFFPDQDNGVVAIYTLAEYPGGVQGVQYQAIAYSRDDGYTFEAYEGNPVFDLNSTQFRDPYVVWDAAHEQWVMTIAFAAEFTIGVYTSSNLKEWTHASNFTKHGYLGVQYECPNMLQMPMEGQDEPVWVLILSLNPGGPRGGSVTQYFAGDFNGTHFTPYDSGTRLTDFGKDNYAAQFFNGIPRNESQVALGWASNWQYTQIVPTGLLENGQYRSALTLPRSHHLANISARGYDLISEVHNISAILDQELAYESNLGNGTVLADFANVESGAIYFEANLTGLTVSTLRGVANFTISSSISGEYIRGGINAAGGPGIWVDHSNIRGFDNPYFNDKFSEEGLFTPAMVPESGLAASNSSFNLGVVVDRSILEVYLNGGQVAGTFSFFPTAALDTVAIRFGNVPESATSAASVWALRDTWAEQANANGTVVGNVTETLGSMKLL; encoded by the exons ATGGTCGTGTGCCTGCAGGACACGGATGCGCCTTGGACTGAGAGGGGTAGATCTAACGATCTAGTAAGGCGGCCAAGGGCATTGGCGCGAAGAACAAGTAGAGAGCGCAGGCCGCGATCGCGGAAGGTGAGAGCGGAGGTTGTGATTTCGTTGCTGTCCATTTCCAAGATGCAGCTCAAGAACATCCTCCCAGCGGGGGCGTTGCTTGCTGGCCATGTTGCGGCGGAGGTCACTGCCAACCCGACCTCCACTTACTACCGCCCAGGCGTACCGGTAGGAACTCCAGCACCAGGGAACTACACCAGCTACCTGAGACCGAGAGTTCATTATTCTCCGCCGATCAACTTCATGAATG ACCCCAATGGCATGCACAGAGGAGCAGACGGTACCTGGCATTTGTACTATCAATACAACCCAGTGACTCCCGTCGCTGGCAACCAG CACTGGGGGCACGCCACTTCTAGGGATCTGTACACTTGGGAGAATCAGAAGATTCCATTCTTCCCACCAAACAACTACACG CAACGGGTTATGCCTTCTGACACGCAGCAGAATGTCTTCAGTGGATCTGCGGTAGTCGACACGAACAACACATCTGGCTTCTTCCCCGACCAAGACAATGGTGTGGTGGCAATCTATACACTCGCAGAATACCCGGGCGGCGTACAAGGAGTGCAGTACCAGGCGATCGCATACAGCAGAGACGATGGCTACACCTTCGAAGCCTACGAAGGCAACCCAGTCTTTGATTTGAATTCGACACAGTTCAGAGACCCATACGTCGTCTGGGACGCAGCGCACGAGCAATGGGTGATGACTATTGCCTTTGCCGCAGAGTTCACAATCGGCGTATACACCTCGAGCAACCTGAAAGAGTGGACACACGCCTCGAACTTCACGAAGCACGGATACCTTGGTGTGCAGTACGAATGCCCGAACATGCTCCAGATGCCCATGGAAGGTCAAGACGAGCCAGTCTGGGTCCTGATTCTGTCCCTGAACCCAGGAGGTCCGCGTGGCGGCAGCGTAACGCAATACTTCGCAGGAGATTTCAACGGCACCCATTTCACTCCGTACGACTCCGGCACCCGTCTCACAGATTTCGGTAAGGACAACTACGCCGCCCAGTTCTTCAACGGCATCCCCCGAAACGAGTCTCAAGTCGCCCTCGGCTGGGCCTCAAACTGGCAATACACTCAGATCGTCCCCACCGGTCTCCTCGAGAACGGTCAATACCGCAGCGCCCTGACTCTCCCACGTTCCCACCACCTCGCCAATATTTCCGCACGAGGCTACGACCTCATATCCGAAGTTCACAACATCAGCGCCATCCTTGACCAGGAACTCGCCTACGAGAGCAACCTTGGCAATGGCACCGTCCTTGCTGACTTCGCCAATGTCGAATCCGGGGCAATCTACTTCGAAGCCAACCTCACAGGCCTCACAGTTTCTACCCTCCGCGGCGTTGCAAACTTCACCATCTCTTCCTCCATCTCAGGCGAATACATCCGCGGCGGCATCAACGCAGCCGGCGGTCCAGGAATCTGGGTAGACCACAGCAACATCCGCGGTTTCGACAACCCTTACTTCAACGACAAGTTCTCCGAGGAAGGACTCTTCACGCCCGCCATGGTGCCGGAATCTGGCCTCGCCGCTTCGAACTCGAGCTTCAACTTGGGTGTCGTTGTGGATCGGAGTATTTTGGAGGTGTACTTGAATGGTGGACAGGTTGCGGGGACGTTTAGCTTTTTCCCGACTGCGGCGTTGGACACGGTGGCGATTCGGTTTGGGAATGTACCGGAGAGTGCGACGAGTGCGGCGAGTGTGTGGGCATTGAGGGATACATGGGCGGAGCAGGCGAATGCTAATGGGACTGTTGTGGGGAATGTTACGGAGACACTGGGGAGTATGAAGTTACTTTAG